In Prunus dulcis chromosome 1, ALMONDv2, whole genome shotgun sequence, the following are encoded in one genomic region:
- the LOC117615333 gene encoding 2-methoxy-6-polyprenyl-1,4-benzoquinol methylase, mitochondrial yields the protein MALRTVTRKLGSKLLPRFSPASLLHSHATSFGFKEVREDEKSRMVGDVFSNVASNYDLMNDVMSAGLHRLWKDRLVSKLNPFPGMKHLDVAGGTGDVAFRILDSINSIRRRAMQDVLEDDLQEETKVYVSDINPNMLNVGKKRALERGLGEDKSLLWVEGDAEALSFGDNTMDGYTIAFGIRNVTHIEKVLSEAYRVLKHGGRFLCLELSHVDVPVFKQFYDYYSFSIIPALGELVAGDRESYQYLVESIRRFPSQETFASMIADAGFQKVEYENLVGGVVAIHSGLKI from the exons ATGGCCTTGAGAACAGTGACGAGGAAGTTAGGGAGTAAACTATTACCCAGGTTTTCTCCTGCGTCTCTATTGCATTCACATGCCACAAGTTTCG GATTTAAAGAAGTAAGGGAAGACGAAAAAAGTCGAATGGTTGGTGATGTCTTCAGCAATGTTGCTTCAAACTATGATCTAATGAATGATGTAATGAGTGCAGGATTACACAGATTGTGGAAGGACAG GTTAGTTTCCAAACTAAATCCTTTTCCTGGAATGAAGCATCTTGATGTGGCTGGTGGGACAG GCGATGTTGCTTTCAGGATACTAGACTCTATAAACAGCATCAGACGGAGAGCTATGCAAGATGTTCTTGAAGATGATTTGCAAGAAGAGACTAAGGTTTATGTATCTGACATAAACCCTAACATGTTGAATGTTGGTAAAAAGCGGGCCTTGGAGAGAG GTCTTGGAGAAGACAAATCCCTGCTATGGGTGGAGGGAGATGCAGAAGCCTTAAGCTTTGGAGATAATACAATGGATGGTTACACAATTGCATTTGGGATTAGGAATGTTACACACATAGAGAAAGTGCTTTCTGAAGCTTATAG GGTGCTAAAACATGGAGGAAGGTTCTTGTGTCTTGAACTGAGCCATGTAGACGTTCCTGTCTTTAAACAATT CTATGATTATTACTCATTCTCAATCATTCCTGCACTGGGAGAGCTCGTTGCAGGAGATAGAGAATCTTATCAGTACTTGGTAGAGAGTATCCGCCGTTTCCCCTCACAG GAGACATTTGCTTCAATGATTGCAGATGCAGGTTTCCAGAAGGTGGAATATGAAAATCTTGTTGGAGGAGTGGTTGCGATTCATTCAggattaaaaatatag